One genomic segment of [Phormidium] sp. ETS-05 includes these proteins:
- a CDS encoding ABC transporter transmembrane domain-containing protein has translation MKGNVGSKEGAEPNASADWLAVAQLLTASQSDISQATEFSQTFEALNFQLGDVLSDVGSDPLALDKTAPSENIKSDFYIVCSGRVRLVVFDAERQQEVSALVLEAGDTFGADSLFCHHPLPYRAVAATGGSVARIEAGKLQQYLQRLPNLQNHLLSVASKRQYLIFFKTRTDLRRCSSLQLEEMLPDLTQLRIAAGESLSARTPAEKGRFWLVSGEISHQGEDSQPPGPGASWGDRDATPADWVAATDLLLYHLPVQFLKGGSGKLPGHQPPSYQPYHGNGKIHNPVTDTGEPDKQKSAKESVQPPSVAFPKPASRRFLDFLARYPFIEQQSSSDCGAACLAMISQYWGKRFTLNYLRELAGVGRSGASLTGGLAKAAESLGFHAVPVRASLSKLENRKNPWIAHWEGIHYIVVYRCKGDRLLIADPAIGRRTISRQEFLAHWSGYALLLDPTELLQEAESQKISLSRFASALAPYRSLIGQIIFASLLIQAFGVITPLFTQIILDQVVVNKSLTTLNVFALGLVLFGVWSTGLTTTRQYLLDYFSNRFDLTLIGGFISHTLTLPLKFFESRRVGDIITRVQENQKIQQFLTRQVVLAWLDMLMGAAYLGLMAYYNWSLTLLVLALVPPIAILTLVATPLLRRVSRDVFNEEASQNSLLVEMLTGVSTVKAAAAEREIRWRWEHQFTSALNARFRGQKLANFLQGAGGSINSLGSTALLWYGATLVIQDQLTIGQFVAFNMMIGKVISPVLAVVNLWDQMQEVSISVERLNDVFEAQPEEIPGQPMLNLPRLRGEVRFENVTFSYSPQQERNTLQNISFEARPGQTIAIVGRSGSGKSTLVSLLQALYRPDSGRIQIDGHDVRLVSVQSLRSQMGVVPQECFLFSGTVLENITLYRPEFTLEQVTEVAKLAEAHTFIQDMPLGYSTKVGERGSMLSGGQRQRIAIARALLGDPRILVLDEATSSLDTESERRFQQNLERLSRDRTTFIIAHRLSTVRNADTILVLDRGILVEQGTHEELMARRGLYCHLAQQQLDL, from the coding sequence ATGAAAGGGAACGTAGGAAGTAAAGAAGGTGCGGAACCGAACGCCTCAGCGGACTGGCTGGCGGTCGCCCAGCTTCTGACAGCGAGTCAGAGTGATATCAGTCAGGCTACAGAGTTTAGCCAAACATTTGAAGCCCTTAATTTCCAGTTAGGGGATGTATTGAGTGATGTGGGGTCAGACCCATTAGCATTAGATAAGACTGCTCCATCTGAAAATATTAAGAGTGATTTTTATATCGTCTGCTCCGGGCGGGTGCGGCTGGTTGTCTTTGATGCCGAAAGACAGCAAGAAGTGTCAGCCTTAGTGTTGGAAGCGGGCGATACCTTTGGCGCGGACTCTCTATTCTGCCATCATCCCCTGCCTTACCGCGCCGTAGCAGCTACTGGGGGTTCGGTGGCTCGGATAGAAGCAGGCAAACTCCAGCAGTATTTGCAGCGACTGCCAAATCTGCAAAACCACCTGCTCTCAGTTGCGAGCAAGCGACAGTATTTGATATTCTTCAAAACCCGAACAGATTTGCGCCGCTGCTCCAGCCTGCAACTGGAGGAAATGTTGCCTGACTTGACGCAGCTGCGTATTGCCGCTGGCGAATCCCTGTCAGCGCGGACTCCAGCGGAAAAAGGAAGGTTTTGGCTTGTTAGTGGGGAAATCTCGCACCAGGGGGAAGACTCACAACCGCCAGGGCCGGGAGCGAGCTGGGGCGATCGCGACGCCACACCGGCAGACTGGGTGGCGGCCACAGATTTGCTACTCTATCACTTGCCGGTCCAATTCCTGAAAGGGGGTTCGGGCAAATTGCCGGGACACCAGCCGCCTAGCTATCAACCCTACCACGGTAATGGGAAGATACATAATCCGGTTACGGACACAGGGGAGCCAGACAAACAGAAGAGCGCAAAAGAGAGCGTCCAACCGCCTTCTGTTGCCTTTCCCAAACCGGCAAGCCGACGTTTCCTGGATTTTCTGGCGAGATATCCTTTTATTGAGCAGCAGAGTTCTTCTGATTGCGGTGCGGCTTGTCTTGCGATGATTAGCCAGTATTGGGGAAAGCGGTTTACTCTCAATTACCTGCGGGAGCTGGCGGGTGTGGGCCGATCGGGCGCTTCCCTCACGGGAGGGCTAGCCAAAGCGGCGGAAAGCCTGGGATTTCACGCCGTACCGGTGCGAGCTTCCCTGAGCAAGCTAGAAAACCGAAAAAACCCCTGGATAGCGCACTGGGAGGGCATTCACTATATTGTTGTTTACCGCTGTAAGGGCGATCGGCTCCTCATTGCTGACCCAGCCATAGGCAGACGCACCATCTCGCGGCAAGAATTTTTGGCCCATTGGAGTGGTTACGCTTTACTGCTCGACCCTACGGAGCTACTGCAAGAAGCGGAATCTCAGAAAATCTCCCTCAGCCGGTTTGCCAGCGCCCTTGCGCCTTACCGCTCCCTAATTGGGCAAATTATCTTTGCCTCCCTGCTGATTCAGGCTTTTGGTGTCATTACCCCCCTGTTCACCCAAATCATCCTCGATCAAGTGGTGGTGAACAAGAGTTTGACCACCTTAAATGTCTTCGCCCTGGGGTTGGTGTTGTTTGGGGTGTGGAGTACCGGCTTAACCACCACCCGACAGTACCTGCTAGATTATTTTTCCAACCGCTTTGACCTCACCCTCATTGGCGGCTTTATCAGCCACACTCTGACTCTGCCTCTGAAGTTTTTTGAATCCCGCCGGGTGGGAGATATCATCACCCGGGTTCAGGAAAACCAGAAAATCCAGCAATTTCTCACTCGCCAAGTGGTTTTGGCTTGGCTGGATATGCTGATGGGGGCAGCTTATCTGGGGCTGATGGCTTACTACAACTGGTCGCTGACTTTGTTGGTGCTGGCTCTGGTGCCGCCGATCGCCATCTTAACCTTGGTGGCGACTCCCCTGCTGCGGCGGGTGTCCCGGGACGTTTTTAATGAAGAAGCCAGCCAAAACTCCCTCCTAGTGGAAATGCTCACCGGCGTTAGCACCGTCAAGGCGGCGGCTGCAGAGCGAGAAATCCGCTGGCGCTGGGAGCATCAATTTACCAGCGCTCTAAATGCGCGGTTTCGCGGTCAAAAACTGGCCAACTTCCTGCAAGGGGCTGGCGGCTCGATCAATAGCTTGGGGAGTACGGCTTTGCTGTGGTACGGCGCCACCTTGGTGATTCAGGACCAGCTCACCATTGGTCAGTTTGTGGCCTTTAATATGATGATTGGCAAGGTGATCAGTCCCGTGCTGGCGGTGGTGAATCTGTGGGACCAGATGCAAGAAGTGTCAATTTCAGTGGAGCGGCTGAATGATGTTTTTGAAGCGCAGCCGGAAGAGATTCCCGGACAGCCGATGCTGAATTTGCCCCGGTTGCGGGGGGAGGTGCGGTTCGAGAATGTCACCTTCAGTTACAGTCCGCAGCAGGAGCGCAATACTTTACAGAATATTTCTTTTGAGGCGCGTCCGGGACAAACCATTGCCATTGTCGGTCGCAGCGGTTCGGGAAAGAGTACCTTGGTTAGTCTGCTGCAGGCGCTGTACCGCCCAGATTCGGGCCGCATCCAGATTGATGGCCATGATGTCCGCCTGGTTTCTGTGCAATCGTTGCGATCGCAAATGGGCGTGGTGCCCCAAGAGTGCTTTTTGTTCTCTGGAACGGTTCTGGAGAATATTACCTTATATCGGCCTGAATTCACCCTAGAGCAAGTCACCGAGGTGGCCAAACTGGCGGAAGCGCACACATTTATCCAGGATATGCCTTTAGGATACAGCACCAAAGTGGGCGAGCGGGGTTCGATGCTGTCCGGCGGACAGCGACAGCGGATTGCGATCGCTCGCGCTTTGTTGGGAGACCCGAGGATTTTGGTACTGGATGAGGCGACGAGTTCTCTGGACACGGAATCGGAACGGAGATTTCAGCAGAATTTGGAGCGGTTGTCGCGGGACCGGACGACTTTTATTATTGCCCACCGACTTAGCACAGTGCGCAATGCGGACACCATTCTGGTGCTAGACAGGGGGATTTTGGTAGAGCAAGGAACTCACGAGGAGCTGATGGCGCGGCGAGGTTTGTACTGTCACTTAGCGCAGCAGCAACTGGACCTGTAA
- a CDS encoding HlyD family efflux transporter periplasmic adaptor subunit, which produces MKTSFQNRFFTASPLGAAGENASCEEGSSEDEPVAAVGRPMQDLGETRFLNLDGDFCTDASGEGAAIYGGIASAVHTPQTPTFLPEQSPPATPQTAISPVGDWSPSLQSVLDQPPSSFTLRMMLGGMVFCAAFAVWAWVGQIEEVGQARGQLVPQGEVYKINPVELGKVANVPVKEGESVKAGAVLVELDKQVAAGEVKRLEDQLKSYSVELSQKQTLREKARLEAGTREAIAQAEVEAQKASQAAAEEKAGNTAQLLAQLNSQAAAHQARIDRLQPLLATNQELQTQLQEEAKAAKERLQRLQPLASTNEELQAQLQADVDAAQLRVERLKPLVEEGAIAKEQLYQAEQTLRDRMSAITKNELQEGTSWKEQLYQAEQSLSQATRAITQSQLQEGTSLKEQLFQAEQAWRDSQRLITQTEGEAEGARAEADRLSAMLLSKEAEARRTQIESQQQIQQLEVELTQLKAKISETQTLLTSAKAKLKDRFLTAPVDGVLLSLNVTKPGEVVQPGQTVAEMAPMDAPLVLKASLPNPEAGFVKTGMDVKVKFDAYPYQDYGVVQGTVTAISPDAKPDEKLGAVYRVEVSLDATSLKDAGKTVAFKAGQTASADIVIRRRRIADVLLDPIKKLQKGGIDL; this is translated from the coding sequence ATGAAAACTAGCTTCCAAAACCGTTTCTTCACTGCTAGTCCTTTGGGTGCAGCAGGGGAAAATGCCTCCTGTGAGGAGGGCTCCAGTGAGGATGAGCCGGTTGCAGCCGTTGGGCGCCCTATGCAGGACCTTGGAGAAACCCGGTTTCTGAACCTTGACGGCGATTTTTGTACCGATGCCTCTGGGGAAGGAGCTGCGATTTATGGGGGTATCGCTTCTGCGGTACATACACCCCAGACACCAACTTTTTTGCCAGAGCAATCCCCGCCAGCAACTCCTCAAACAGCCATATCGCCGGTGGGGGATTGGTCGCCCTCACTGCAAAGTGTGTTGGACCAGCCACCTTCCTCTTTTACCTTGCGGATGATGCTGGGGGGTATGGTGTTCTGTGCTGCTTTTGCAGTTTGGGCGTGGGTGGGACAAATAGAGGAGGTGGGACAGGCTCGGGGGCAGTTAGTACCTCAAGGGGAGGTTTACAAAATTAACCCGGTGGAGCTGGGGAAGGTGGCTAATGTGCCGGTTAAGGAAGGTGAGTCGGTGAAAGCTGGCGCGGTGCTGGTGGAACTGGACAAGCAGGTGGCGGCTGGTGAGGTGAAGCGTCTGGAGGATCAACTGAAGTCTTATTCGGTGGAGTTGAGCCAAAAGCAAACCCTGCGGGAAAAAGCGCGTCTGGAAGCTGGCACCCGGGAGGCGATCGCCCAGGCGGAGGTTGAGGCGCAAAAGGCATCCCAGGCGGCGGCTGAGGAAAAAGCTGGCAATACGGCGCAACTGCTGGCGCAACTGAACTCCCAAGCGGCGGCGCATCAAGCTCGGATCGATCGGCTGCAACCTCTGCTGGCGACGAACCAGGAACTACAGACACAACTCCAGGAGGAGGCAAAAGCGGCAAAGGAGCGATTGCAGCGCCTACAACCCCTAGCTAGCACTAATGAGGAATTGCAGGCGCAACTGCAGGCGGATGTTGACGCCGCCCAGTTGCGGGTTGAGCGGTTAAAACCCCTGGTGGAAGAAGGCGCGATCGCCAAAGAGCAGCTATACCAAGCGGAGCAAACCCTACGGGACCGCATGAGCGCCATCACCAAAAATGAATTGCAAGAGGGGACGAGTTGGAAAGAGCAGCTATACCAAGCCGAGCAATCTCTGTCGCAGGCGACGCGAGCGATTACCCAAAGCCAGTTGCAAGAGGGTACGAGTTTGAAGGAACAGCTATTCCAAGCCGAGCAAGCTTGGCGCGATAGCCAGCGGTTGATCACGCAAACAGAGGGTGAAGCCGAGGGAGCCAGAGCGGAAGCAGACAGGCTGAGTGCGATGCTGTTGAGCAAAGAAGCCGAGGCGCGACGGACTCAAATCGAGTCGCAACAGCAAATCCAGCAGCTAGAAGTTGAGCTGACGCAGTTAAAAGCGAAAATTTCCGAGACGCAAACCCTCCTCACCAGCGCTAAGGCAAAACTGAAGGACAGATTTTTGACGGCCCCGGTGGATGGGGTGCTGTTGTCCCTCAATGTCACCAAACCAGGGGAAGTGGTGCAACCGGGACAAACCGTGGCGGAGATGGCGCCAATGGATGCGCCGCTGGTGCTGAAGGCCAGTTTGCCGAATCCAGAGGCGGGTTTTGTGAAGACCGGTATGGATGTGAAGGTGAAATTTGATGCTTATCCTTATCAGGATTATGGCGTTGTCCAGGGTACGGTAACTGCCATTTCGCCGGATGCCAAACCGGATGAGAAGTTGGGCGCTGTTTATCGGGTGGAAGTGAGTTTGGACGCAACGAGTCTCAAAGACGCTGGCAAAACTGTTGCTTTTAAGGCGGGTCAAACCGCCTCTGCAGATATTGTCATCCGCCGCCGCCGCATTGCGGATGTGTTGCTTGACCCCATCAAGAAACTGCAAAAAGGCGGCATTGATTTATAG
- a CDS encoding aspartate aminotransferase family protein: MTPETLVKNQSGSENALSGEPFSREEFDAAVMSTYGRFPIALEKGDLCRVWDAQGKEYLDFVAGIATCTLGHAHPALVAAVTRQIQVLHHVSNLYYIRPQGELAKWLVDHSCADRVFFCNSGAEANEGAIKLARKYAHTVLNIEEPVILTAHASFHGRTLAAITATGQPKYHKNFHPLVPGFHYVPYNDIEALKAAIAELDGSGKRRVAAIILEPLQGEGGVRPGDPSYFQQVRRLCDETGILLMLDEVQIGMGRSGKMWGYENLGIEPDVFTSAKGLGGGIPIGALLCKSFCDVFQPGDHASTFGGNPFACAVALTVCQTLEKDNLVANAADRGEQLRAGLRAIAAKYQEQIIDVRGWGLLSGLELNADIETGAIDIVKAAMTQGLLLVPAGPKVIRFVPPLVVTAAEIDQALIRFEAALESSNRGS; the protein is encoded by the coding sequence GTGACCCCAGAAACCTTAGTCAAAAACCAATCGGGCTCCGAGAATGCCCTCAGCGGCGAGCCTTTTAGCCGTGAGGAGTTCGACGCCGCCGTAATGTCCACCTATGGCCGCTTTCCCATCGCCCTGGAAAAAGGGGACCTGTGCCGCGTCTGGGATGCTCAAGGAAAAGAATACCTAGATTTCGTCGCCGGAATCGCTACCTGCACTTTAGGACACGCTCACCCCGCTTTGGTGGCAGCGGTGACGCGGCAAATTCAGGTCCTACACCACGTTTCCAATCTGTACTATATAAGACCCCAAGGGGAGTTGGCCAAGTGGCTGGTGGACCATTCCTGTGCCGATCGGGTGTTCTTCTGCAACTCTGGGGCCGAAGCCAACGAAGGCGCCATTAAACTCGCCCGCAAATACGCCCATACAGTATTAAATATAGAAGAGCCCGTCATCTTGACCGCCCACGCCAGTTTCCACGGACGCACCCTGGCGGCAATTACGGCTACGGGCCAACCCAAGTATCACAAAAACTTTCACCCCCTGGTCCCCGGATTTCACTACGTACCTTACAACGATATCGAGGCACTGAAAGCCGCCATTGCCGAACTCGATGGCAGTGGCAAACGGCGGGTAGCAGCAATTATCCTAGAACCCCTACAAGGAGAAGGCGGCGTCCGTCCGGGGGACCCCAGCTACTTCCAGCAAGTGCGCCGTCTCTGTGACGAAACCGGTATCCTCCTGATGCTCGATGAAGTGCAAATCGGCATGGGCCGCAGTGGCAAAATGTGGGGATATGAAAATTTGGGCATAGAGCCGGATGTATTCACCTCCGCCAAAGGTTTGGGGGGAGGTATCCCCATTGGCGCCCTCCTGTGCAAATCTTTTTGTGACGTATTCCAGCCAGGGGACCACGCCAGCACCTTCGGGGGGAATCCTTTTGCCTGTGCGGTAGCTTTAACAGTGTGCCAAACTCTGGAAAAAGATAATTTAGTGGCCAATGCAGCGGACCGAGGAGAGCAGTTGCGCGCTGGTTTGCGGGCCATAGCCGCCAAATACCAAGAGCAAATTATTGATGTGCGTGGTTGGGGTTTACTCTCCGGCTTGGAATTGAACGCGGACATAGAAACCGGGGCGATCGATATCGTCAAAGCCGCCATGACCCAAGGCTTGCTCCTCGTCCCCGCCGGTCCCAAAGTAATTCGCTTCGTCCCCCCCCTAGTCGTCACCGCCGCCGAGATAGACCAAGCTCTGATTCGCTTTGAAGCCGCTTTAGAGTCCAGCAACCGGGGTTCTTAA
- the ppsA gene encoding phosphoenolpyruvate synthase has protein sequence MVTTAPEKTPQSAKEKAFVLWFEEVGIADIPLVGGKNASLGEMIQQLTPKGVSVPTGFATTAYAYRYFIEKAGLQPKLRALFADLDVENLENLRQRGKQARSLVLNTPFPKELDDAIAAAYLKLCERYGNDAEFCMRLGAEYQEECKRYSSDLDVAVRSSATAEDLPDASFAGQQETYLNVHGVKSVLDSCHKCFASIFTDRAISYRTIKGFDHFEVALSVGVQKMVRSDLASSGVMFSIDTESGFKNAALITAAYGLGENVVQGAVNPDEYFVFKPTLKEGKRPILEKRLGSKEIKMIYDVGGGKLTKNVPVSEPERNKYCITDDEILKLGEWACIIEDHYTQVRGVPTPMDIEWAKDGQSGDLFIVQARPETVQSQKSGSVIRNYKLQGTGNVLVKGRAVGEMIGQGKARVIMEVQKIDEFQEGEVLVTNKTDPDWEPIMKKASAIVTNQGGRTCHAAIIAREMGIPAIVGCGTATDDIKTGQDVTVSCSEGEEGKIYEGLVPFEIVETQIDNLPRTKTKILMNVGNPEEAFGLSAIPCDGVGLARFEFIIANHIKAHPLALLNFDSLEDQSVKKEIAELTKLYTNKPDFFVDKLAQGIGTIAAAFYPNPVVVRMSDFKSNEYANLLGGKGFEPKEENPMIGWRGASRYYDEKYAEAYGLECVALKRVRDEMGLVNVIPMIPFCRTPEEGRKVLATMEKYGLKRGENGLEVYVMCEIPSNVILAEEFAKVFDGFSIGSNDLTQLTLGLDRDSALVAHIFDERNEAVKTMVKMVIETAKKTGRKIGICGQAPSDYPEFARFLVELGIDSISLNPDSVMKTLLDIAKLEETLNR, from the coding sequence ATGGTAACGACAGCACCTGAAAAAACCCCTCAAAGCGCCAAAGAAAAAGCATTTGTCCTGTGGTTCGAGGAAGTAGGAATCGCGGATATCCCCCTGGTCGGCGGCAAAAACGCATCGTTGGGTGAAATGATTCAGCAGCTCACTCCTAAAGGAGTAAGCGTCCCCACCGGCTTTGCGACTACCGCCTATGCGTATCGCTACTTCATCGAAAAAGCTGGATTACAGCCAAAACTGCGGGCGCTATTTGCTGACCTGGATGTAGAAAATCTGGAAAACTTGCGGCAACGGGGCAAGCAGGCGCGGAGTTTAGTTCTGAATACGCCATTCCCGAAAGAATTGGATGATGCGATCGCCGCCGCCTACTTAAAACTGTGCGAACGCTACGGCAATGATGCGGAATTCTGTATGCGCCTCGGTGCCGAGTATCAAGAAGAATGCAAACGCTACAGCAGTGACCTAGACGTAGCCGTGCGTTCTTCCGCTACCGCCGAAGACTTGCCAGATGCCAGCTTTGCGGGACAACAAGAAACCTACCTGAACGTCCACGGTGTGAAAAGCGTTCTGGATTCTTGCCACAAGTGCTTCGCTTCCATCTTCACAGACCGCGCTATTTCTTACCGCACGATCAAAGGTTTCGACCACTTTGAGGTAGCTCTATCTGTGGGCGTGCAAAAGATGGTACGCTCCGATTTGGCTAGCTCCGGTGTGATGTTCTCCATCGACACGGAAAGCGGCTTCAAAAATGCAGCTTTGATTACCGCCGCCTACGGTTTGGGCGAAAACGTGGTGCAAGGCGCTGTCAACCCTGATGAATATTTTGTGTTCAAGCCCACCCTGAAAGAAGGCAAGCGCCCCATTTTGGAAAAGCGCCTGGGCAGCAAAGAAATCAAGATGATTTATGATGTGGGCGGCGGCAAACTGACGAAAAACGTCCCCGTATCAGAACCGGAACGGAATAAATATTGCATCACTGATGATGAAATCCTCAAGCTGGGCGAGTGGGCTTGCATTATTGAAGACCACTACACCCAAGTGCGTGGCGTTCCCACTCCGATGGACATCGAATGGGCAAAAGATGGTCAGAGTGGTGACCTATTTATCGTCCAAGCTCGTCCAGAAACTGTACAATCTCAAAAATCTGGCAGCGTCATCCGCAACTACAAACTGCAAGGCACTGGAAATGTCCTAGTTAAGGGTCGCGCTGTGGGCGAAATGATTGGCCAGGGCAAAGCTCGGGTCATTATGGAAGTCCAAAAAATCGATGAGTTCCAAGAAGGCGAAGTCTTGGTGACGAACAAGACTGACCCGGACTGGGAACCGATTATGAAGAAAGCCAGTGCGATCGTCACCAACCAAGGCGGACGGACTTGCCACGCAGCTATCATCGCTCGCGAAATGGGTATCCCAGCGATCGTCGGTTGCGGTACAGCTACGGATGACATCAAAACTGGTCAAGATGTGACGGTTTCCTGCTCTGAAGGGGAAGAAGGCAAAATCTATGAAGGTTTGGTGCCTTTTGAAATCGTCGAAACCCAAATCGATAACCTGCCTCGCACTAAGACCAAGATTTTGATGAACGTCGGCAACCCAGAAGAAGCCTTCGGTTTGTCTGCTATTCCTTGCGATGGCGTTGGCTTGGCTCGCTTTGAATTCATCATCGCTAACCACATTAAGGCTCACCCCTTGGCGTTGTTGAATTTCGACAGCCTGGAAGATCAATCGGTGAAGAAAGAAATCGCCGAACTGACCAAACTTTATACCAATAAGCCCGACTTCTTTGTAGATAAGTTGGCGCAAGGTATCGGCACGATCGCGGCGGCTTTCTATCCCAACCCGGTCGTGGTGCGGATGTCCGACTTCAAGAGCAACGAATATGCTAACCTCCTCGGTGGCAAAGGGTTTGAACCCAAAGAAGAAAACCCGATGATTGGCTGGCGTGGTGCTTCTCGTTACTATGATGAAAAATACGCCGAAGCCTACGGGTTAGAATGTGTTGCCCTGAAGCGGGTACGGGATGAAATGGGCTTGGTGAACGTGATTCCCATGATTCCTTTCTGCCGCACTCCCGAAGAAGGTCGCAAAGTGCTGGCCACAATGGAAAAATATGGCCTGAAGCGCGGCGAAAATGGCTTGGAAGTCTATGTGATGTGCGAAATTCCCAGCAACGTGATTCTGGCTGAAGAATTCGCTAAAGTCTTTGATGGTTTCTCCATCGGTTCTAACGACTTGACTCAGCTCACCCTGGGGCTCGATCGTGACTCCGCTCTCGTTGCCCACATCTTTGACGAACGCAACGAAGCCGTCAAGACGATGGTTAAGATGGTTATCGAAACCGCGAAGAAAACTGGCCGCAAGATTGGTATCTGCGGACAAGCACCTTCCGACTATCCCGAATTCGCTCGTTTCTTGGTGGAACTGGGTATCGACTCCATCAGCTTAAACCCAGACTCCGTGATGAAGACCCTGCTCGACATCGCCAAGCTCGAAGAAACCTTAAATCGCTAA
- a CDS encoding HetP family heterocyst commitment protein, whose amino-acid sequence MAQLFSNRKVEKSISAEQIQQIVEAIQERKYSWACVLMLRSAGHNPLQYIPYRTYSRILKQNELGEGMEGEFNQPIPQGDLMSPRRYC is encoded by the coding sequence ATGGCTCAGCTATTCTCTAACAGAAAAGTCGAAAAGTCCATTTCTGCCGAGCAAATTCAGCAGATAGTAGAAGCTATCCAGGAACGGAAATATTCTTGGGCTTGTGTTTTGATGCTGCGATCCGCCGGACACAATCCTTTGCAGTACATCCCTTACCGGACTTATAGCCGGATCCTCAAGCAAAACGAGCTGGGTGAGGGAATGGAGGGGGAGTTTAACCAGCCAATCCCACAAGGCGATTTAATGTCTCCCCGCCGCTACTGCTAA
- the radC gene encoding DNA repair protein RadC has translation MTYSVRIADLPLSERPRERLLAYGPKSLATAELIAILLGTGQGKGKLSAVGLGQYILQKLSEYQRDPLEVLRDITPQELTAIHGIGPAKATTILAAIELGKRAFYSRPPERQLIENPQAAAAALSQELMWQAQERFAVVMLDVKNRLVATKTITIGTATSTLAHPREIFREVLRSGATRLIIAHNHPTGNLDPSDEDMDLTRHLLQGAQFLQVPLLDHLILGEGNFVSLRQTTALWEEFPQVE, from the coding sequence ATGACCTACAGCGTCAGAATAGCCGATTTACCCCTCAGTGAAAGACCCCGGGAGCGGTTGCTCGCTTACGGGCCCAAGAGCCTAGCCACCGCCGAACTAATTGCCATCCTCCTGGGGACGGGACAGGGAAAAGGCAAGCTATCGGCGGTGGGTTTGGGTCAATATATCCTACAGAAACTCAGCGAATACCAACGAGACCCCCTGGAGGTGTTGCGGGATATCACGCCGCAAGAACTCACCGCCATTCACGGGATTGGACCAGCCAAAGCCACCACCATCCTAGCGGCGATCGAGCTGGGTAAACGCGCCTTTTATTCCCGTCCCCCAGAACGACAACTCATCGAAAATCCCCAAGCCGCCGCCGCTGCCTTATCTCAGGAGCTGATGTGGCAAGCTCAGGAGCGGTTCGCCGTAGTGATGCTCGATGTGAAAAATCGCCTAGTAGCCACAAAAACCATTACCATTGGCACCGCCACCAGCACCCTGGCTCACCCTCGGGAGATTTTCCGGGAAGTGCTGCGGTCCGGGGCAACCCGCCTCATCATCGCTCACAACCACCCCACGGGCAACCTGGACCCCAGCGATGAAGATATGGATCTAACCCGCCATCTGCTCCAAGGGGCGCAGTTTTTGCAAGTGCCATTGTTAGACCACTTGATTTTAGGGGAGGGCAACTTTGTCAGTTTGCGCCAAACTACCGCTCTGTGGGAAGAATTTCCCCAAGTGGAATAG
- a CDS encoding transcriptional regulator → MLTTETEIIAILRNLPQPALEEAKIFLDFLAWRSQKYSPKGANLIASLRGKATGNMTTDDILNLTRGEE, encoded by the coding sequence ATGCTAACCACCGAAACCGAAATCATCGCTATCCTTCGCAATCTCCCCCAACCCGCCCTTGAAGAAGCCAAAATATTCTTAGACTTTTTAGCTTGGCGGTCTCAAAAATACTCGCCCAAAGGAGCCAACTTAATCGCCAGTCTGCGGGGAAAAGCCACAGGAAACATGACCACTGATGATATCCTCAATTTAACGCGGGGTGAAGAATGA
- a CDS encoding peptidylprolyl isomerase, giving the protein MINLSRASIAANDVFALLKKDIQLKEVSQRLLHQNLIEKVARERGVTVTTAEIEAEANRQRLEKRLQRAADTLAWLADQMMTADDWEAGIRDRLLAKKLADYLFAKEVEKFFAQNRLDFEEVLLYQILLRDEKLAREIYYEIENQEISFYQAARLYDIDERRRLQCGYEGKLCRWGMKPAIAAVVFTAPIGEPIAPLRTEQGYHLLMVEEFIPAQLTPSRYQEILNRMFNQWLDSELNYHLSNESLNSPIAEPV; this is encoded by the coding sequence ATGATTAATCTTTCTAGAGCCTCCATTGCGGCAAATGACGTGTTTGCCTTACTGAAAAAAGACATCCAATTGAAGGAAGTTTCACAGAGACTACTGCACCAAAACCTGATAGAAAAGGTCGCTCGGGAAAGAGGTGTTACTGTTACTACCGCAGAAATTGAAGCGGAGGCGAATCGCCAACGCCTTGAAAAACGTTTGCAGAGGGCGGCGGACACCCTCGCTTGGCTAGCGGACCAAATGATGACGGCGGATGACTGGGAGGCGGGTATTCGCGATCGCCTGCTGGCGAAAAAACTGGCTGATTATCTATTTGCCAAAGAAGTGGAAAAGTTTTTCGCCCAAAACCGGCTGGATTTTGAGGAAGTATTGCTATATCAAATCCTGCTGCGAGATGAAAAGCTGGCGAGGGAAATCTACTATGAAATAGAAAATCAGGAAATCAGTTTTTATCAAGCGGCTCGTCTTTATGATATAGATGAGCGGCGCCGGTTGCAATGCGGTTATGAAGGGAAGCTGTGTCGGTGGGGGATGAAACCAGCGATCGCGGCTGTTGTATTTACCGCTCCCATCGGAGAGCCGATCGCTCCTTTGCGCACAGAACAGGGGTATCACCTGCTAATGGTTGAGGAGTTTATCCCCGCTCAGTTAACCCCATCAAGATATCAAGAGATACTTAATCGTATGTTTAACCAGTGGCTAGACAGTGAATTAAACTACCATCTCAGTAATGAGAGCTTGAATTCTCCAATAGCTGAGCCGGTGTAA